The proteins below come from a single Paramormyrops kingsleyae isolate MSU_618 chromosome 25, PKINGS_0.4, whole genome shotgun sequence genomic window:
- the LOC111861047 gene encoding von Willebrand factor A domain-containing protein 7-like isoform X2, giving the protein MARSHWLSIAALSAILCGGVHTFMPITTDQRQISHVDITETAILRKTAEVCRDRAQKEGRPFSLTIDSRLSASAVQAACSPGSDPSLLSSIKFKDAIMKVYMSNWGVDSGSHFNDPEYHFANETFREGRNLITQGRTIVKKSVTEESFLSARVTLGKICHTLQDFYSHSNWIELKNQAAFSTLIKPDVPVTNLAGKCSHGGCFDQTSKQKPIGGISKDTTDSEHGNRHVDAANMAMTATMELLEDIRGAVGDINFLRLMCITDSSVLAFVIDTTGSMSDEINEAKRLVFTIIDSNQASSFILVPFNDPHFGPLTRTTDAALFKQRIAALGANGGGDIPEMCLSGLQLALTGAPPLSEIFVFTDAPAKDIYLKSTVLSLIESTKSVVNFMLTGVLSGRHRRSSDSNNRVQQQQFSSHIFQELAQASGGLAIQASKANLPQATSIILDSTTSALVTLFQAVRNPGKDEDFIFMVDPSIRNLTAYITGNSVTYSLQNPLGVQQSSAEPNGPLGSIQAVGNLNRIQLNLQEGLWKIRISSTQPYQLKVTGRSTVDFIFTFLNIFMDPLKGMELNEGRPQVGTNTTLFLTVTSNTPVNVTEVSLVEASGAGQTNGTLQDLGRGNYLITVDKMPEGVFNVRVSGMSASSSQSSSTVFQRQSNTQIKASSLIVSVQGISNLEPGVPISIPFTVRSPGSNPLHLIRVHGDKSFVQKFTGMLSLVNGSAQGSVNLIAPGDTLSGTDVTVTITAESSDRSDSNYAVVRLSVVTKVTDISPPVCQGNTTGNCSGTCSLSSWELSANITDDNGTGVTSVSARGGNGTLNSTISVGEGGINVTQVFYSASCCAPDLELVVVDAVGNVGRCIYSVRAPSTRAPPSTGAPPSTGTPPSTGAAAPSTRAPPSTGAAPSTRAPPSTGAAPSTGAAAPSTGAAAPSTGAAAPSTGAAPSTTAPPTVPVTPSKGAASLAPRLLVWASLLIILKAFIAM; this is encoded by the exons ATGGCCAGGTCTCATTGGTTGTCCATCGCCGCTCTCTCTGCCATACTGTGTGGTGGGGTCCACACATtcatgccaatcacaactgACCAAAGGCAAATTTCTCACGTTGATATCACTGAGACGGCCATCCTACGTAAGACGGCAGAGGTGTGCCGTGACCGGGCACAGAAGGAGGGGAGACCCTTTAGCCTGACG ATTGACAGCAGATTGTCGGCATCCGCGGTTCAGGCAGCCTGTTCCCCAGGCAGTGACCCCTCCCTGCTGTCAAGCATTAAGTTTAAAGATGCTATCATGAAGGTCTATATGAGCAACTGGGGGGTGGACAGTGGTTCACATTTCAATGACCCTGAGTATCACTTTGCCAATGAAACATTTAGAGAAGGTCGGAATCTTATCACCCAGGGCAGGACTATCGTTAAAAAAAGTGTGACAGAGGAGAGCTTTTTATCAGCAAGAGTAACACTGGGGAAAATATGTCACACCTTGCAG GATTTCTACAGTCACAGTAACTGGATAGAACTGAAAAATCAAGCCGCATTTAGCACCCTGATCAAGCCGGACGTCCCAGTCACAAACCTTGCAG GAAAGTGCAGTCATGGTGGGTGTTTTGACCAAACCAGCAAACAGAAGCCCATAGGTGGGATCAGCAAAGATACTACAGACTCAGAGCATGGCAATCGACATGTGGATGCTGCCAACATGGCAATGACCGCCACCATGGAGCTTCTGGAAGACATCCGTGGAGCCGTTGGAGATATCAACTTCCTACG GCTGATGTGCATCACAGACTCTTCAGTGCTGGCTTTCGTGATTGACACCACAGGCAGCATGTCCGATGAAATTAATGAGGCCAAGCGTCTGGTGTTTACCATCATTGACAGCAACCAGGCCTCATCCTTCATCCTAGTGCCCTTCAATGACCCTC ATTTTGGACCATTAACAAGGACAACAGATGCAGCTCTTTTTAAGCAAAGAATTGCAGCACTTGGGGCAAATGGTGGAGGTGATATACCAGAGATGTGTCTGTCAGGACTCCAG CTGGCCCTTACAGGTGCTCCTCCCCTCTCAGAGATATTTGTCTTCACGGATGCTCCCGCCAAAGATATCTACCTGAAGAGCACAGTGCTGTCACTGATAGAAAGCACAAAGTCAGTG GTAAACTTCATGTTAACAGGCGTCTTAAGTGGCCGACATCGAAGAAGCAGTGACAGTAACAATCGAGTGCAACAGCAGCAATTTTCCAGTCACATTTTCCAGGAGCTGGCACAGGCATCGGGGGGGCTGGCTATACAGGCCAGCAAGGCCAACTTGCCCCAGGCCACCAGCATTATTCTGGACTCCACCACCTCTGCTCTG GTGACCCTTTTCCAGGCTGTGAGGAACCCGGGGAAGGATGAAGACTTCATCTTCATGGTGGATCCATCCATCAGAAACCTGACAGCTTACATCACAGGCAACAGTGTCACATACAGTCTCCagaatcctttag GTGTCCAGCAGAGCAGTGCAGAACCAAATGGCCCCCTGGGGTCCATACAGGCAGTGGGGAACCTCAACAGGATTCAGCTCAACCTGCAGGAGGGATTATGGAAAATCCGCATCAGTTCCACACAGCCCTATCAACTGAAAGTCACAG GTCGAAGCACAGTTGACTTCatattcacatttttaaatatatttatggaTCCCCTAAAAGGAATGGAATTAAATGAAGGTCGTCCCCAAGTAG gcacaaacaccaccttgtTCCTCACAGTAACCAGTAACACTCCAGTAAATGTCACAGAAGTGTCACTAGTGGAGGCATCAGGGGCCGGCCAGACGAACGGCACCTTACAGGACCTGGGCCGTGGGAACTACCTAATAACAGTGGACAAGATGCCAGAGGGCGTCTTTAACGTGCGAGTGTCAGGGATGTCGGCCAGCTCCTCACAGTCTTCCAGCACGGTCTTCCAGCGGCAGTCAAACACTCAAATCAAGGCCTCGAGTCTGATTGTCTCT GTCCAGGGCATATCGAACCTGGAACCCGGGGTGCCCATCTCCATTCCTTTCACTGTACGATCCCCTGGGTCAAACCCATTACACCTCATCAGAGTCCATGGTGATAAAAGCTTTGTTCAGAAATTCACAGGAAT GCTGTCCCTGGTGAATGGCAGTGCCCAGGGCTCAGTGAATCTCATCGCTCCAGGTGACACACTGTCTGGCACTGATGTCACTGTGACCATCACGGCCGAGTCCTCCGATCGCAGTGATTCCAACTATGCAGTAGTACGACTCTCAGTCGTCACTAAG GTTACAGACATCAGCCCTCCAGTGTGCCAGGGCAACACGACGGGTAACTGTTCGGGGACCTGCAGCCTGTCCAGCTGGGAACTCTCTGCTAATATCACCGACGACAACGGCACGGGTGTCACTAGTGTGTCTGCCCGCGGGGGCAACGGCACCCTCAACAGCACCAtctctgtgggggaggggggcatcaaTGTCACACAGGTGTTCTATAGTGCCTCTTGCTGCGCCCCTGATCTAGAGCTTGTAGTGGTGGATGCTGTGGGTAATGTGGGCAGATGCATATATTCTGTCAGGGCTCCCAGCACGAGAGCCCCTCCCAGTACGGGAGCCCCTCCCAGTACGGGAACTCCTCCCAGCACGGGAGCCGCCGCCCCCAGCACGAGAGCCCCTCCCAGTACGGGAGCCGCCCCCAGCACGAGAGCCCCTCCCAGCACGGGAGCTGCCCCCAGCACGGGAGCCGCCGCCCCCAGCACGGGAGCCGCCGCCCCCAGCACGGGAGCCGCCGCCCCCAGCACGGGAGCTGCTCCCAGCACGACGGCTCCGCCCACTGTCCCTGTGACCCCCAGCAAAGGGGCCGCCTCTCTGGCACCACGACTCTTGGTGTGGGCGAGTTTGCTGATTATCCTGAAGGCTTTCATAGCCATGTGA
- the LOC111861047 gene encoding von Willebrand factor A domain-containing protein 7-like isoform X1 — translation MYAMQSFSYFHRTAQLIHNHHYLKSIFIIEIQLVFTFGRDTPKMARSHWLSIAALSAILCGGVHTFMPITTDQRQISHVDITETAILRKTAEVCRDRAQKEGRPFSLTIDSRLSASAVQAACSPGSDPSLLSSIKFKDAIMKVYMSNWGVDSGSHFNDPEYHFANETFREGRNLITQGRTIVKKSVTEESFLSARVTLGKICHTLQDFYSHSNWIELKNQAAFSTLIKPDVPVTNLAGKCSHGGCFDQTSKQKPIGGISKDTTDSEHGNRHVDAANMAMTATMELLEDIRGAVGDINFLRLMCITDSSVLAFVIDTTGSMSDEINEAKRLVFTIIDSNQASSFILVPFNDPHFGPLTRTTDAALFKQRIAALGANGGGDIPEMCLSGLQLALTGAPPLSEIFVFTDAPAKDIYLKSTVLSLIESTKSVVNFMLTGVLSGRHRRSSDSNNRVQQQQFSSHIFQELAQASGGLAIQASKANLPQATSIILDSTTSALVTLFQAVRNPGKDEDFIFMVDPSIRNLTAYITGNSVTYSLQNPLGVQQSSAEPNGPLGSIQAVGNLNRIQLNLQEGLWKIRISSTQPYQLKVTGRSTVDFIFTFLNIFMDPLKGMELNEGRPQVGTNTTLFLTVTSNTPVNVTEVSLVEASGAGQTNGTLQDLGRGNYLITVDKMPEGVFNVRVSGMSASSSQSSSTVFQRQSNTQIKASSLIVSVQGISNLEPGVPISIPFTVRSPGSNPLHLIRVHGDKSFVQKFTGMLSLVNGSAQGSVNLIAPGDTLSGTDVTVTITAESSDRSDSNYAVVRLSVVTKVTDISPPVCQGNTTGNCSGTCSLSSWELSANITDDNGTGVTSVSARGGNGTLNSTISVGEGGINVTQVFYSASCCAPDLELVVVDAVGNVGRCIYSVRAPSTRAPPSTGAPPSTGTPPSTGAAAPSTRAPPSTGAAPSTRAPPSTGAAPSTGAAAPSTGAAAPSTGAAAPSTGAAPSTTAPPTVPVTPSKGAASLAPRLLVWASLLIILKAFIAM, via the exons ATGTACGCTATGCagtcattttcatattttcaccGTACTGCACAGCTAATTCATAATCATCATTATCTTAAATCAATATTCATCATTG AGATACAGTTAGTCTTTACATTTGGAAGAGACACACCGAAAATGGCCAGGTCTCATTGGTTGTCCATCGCCGCTCTCTCTGCCATACTGTGTGGTGGGGTCCACACATtcatgccaatcacaactgACCAAAGGCAAATTTCTCACGTTGATATCACTGAGACGGCCATCCTACGTAAGACGGCAGAGGTGTGCCGTGACCGGGCACAGAAGGAGGGGAGACCCTTTAGCCTGACG ATTGACAGCAGATTGTCGGCATCCGCGGTTCAGGCAGCCTGTTCCCCAGGCAGTGACCCCTCCCTGCTGTCAAGCATTAAGTTTAAAGATGCTATCATGAAGGTCTATATGAGCAACTGGGGGGTGGACAGTGGTTCACATTTCAATGACCCTGAGTATCACTTTGCCAATGAAACATTTAGAGAAGGTCGGAATCTTATCACCCAGGGCAGGACTATCGTTAAAAAAAGTGTGACAGAGGAGAGCTTTTTATCAGCAAGAGTAACACTGGGGAAAATATGTCACACCTTGCAG GATTTCTACAGTCACAGTAACTGGATAGAACTGAAAAATCAAGCCGCATTTAGCACCCTGATCAAGCCGGACGTCCCAGTCACAAACCTTGCAG GAAAGTGCAGTCATGGTGGGTGTTTTGACCAAACCAGCAAACAGAAGCCCATAGGTGGGATCAGCAAAGATACTACAGACTCAGAGCATGGCAATCGACATGTGGATGCTGCCAACATGGCAATGACCGCCACCATGGAGCTTCTGGAAGACATCCGTGGAGCCGTTGGAGATATCAACTTCCTACG GCTGATGTGCATCACAGACTCTTCAGTGCTGGCTTTCGTGATTGACACCACAGGCAGCATGTCCGATGAAATTAATGAGGCCAAGCGTCTGGTGTTTACCATCATTGACAGCAACCAGGCCTCATCCTTCATCCTAGTGCCCTTCAATGACCCTC ATTTTGGACCATTAACAAGGACAACAGATGCAGCTCTTTTTAAGCAAAGAATTGCAGCACTTGGGGCAAATGGTGGAGGTGATATACCAGAGATGTGTCTGTCAGGACTCCAG CTGGCCCTTACAGGTGCTCCTCCCCTCTCAGAGATATTTGTCTTCACGGATGCTCCCGCCAAAGATATCTACCTGAAGAGCACAGTGCTGTCACTGATAGAAAGCACAAAGTCAGTG GTAAACTTCATGTTAACAGGCGTCTTAAGTGGCCGACATCGAAGAAGCAGTGACAGTAACAATCGAGTGCAACAGCAGCAATTTTCCAGTCACATTTTCCAGGAGCTGGCACAGGCATCGGGGGGGCTGGCTATACAGGCCAGCAAGGCCAACTTGCCCCAGGCCACCAGCATTATTCTGGACTCCACCACCTCTGCTCTG GTGACCCTTTTCCAGGCTGTGAGGAACCCGGGGAAGGATGAAGACTTCATCTTCATGGTGGATCCATCCATCAGAAACCTGACAGCTTACATCACAGGCAACAGTGTCACATACAGTCTCCagaatcctttag GTGTCCAGCAGAGCAGTGCAGAACCAAATGGCCCCCTGGGGTCCATACAGGCAGTGGGGAACCTCAACAGGATTCAGCTCAACCTGCAGGAGGGATTATGGAAAATCCGCATCAGTTCCACACAGCCCTATCAACTGAAAGTCACAG GTCGAAGCACAGTTGACTTCatattcacatttttaaatatatttatggaTCCCCTAAAAGGAATGGAATTAAATGAAGGTCGTCCCCAAGTAG gcacaaacaccaccttgtTCCTCACAGTAACCAGTAACACTCCAGTAAATGTCACAGAAGTGTCACTAGTGGAGGCATCAGGGGCCGGCCAGACGAACGGCACCTTACAGGACCTGGGCCGTGGGAACTACCTAATAACAGTGGACAAGATGCCAGAGGGCGTCTTTAACGTGCGAGTGTCAGGGATGTCGGCCAGCTCCTCACAGTCTTCCAGCACGGTCTTCCAGCGGCAGTCAAACACTCAAATCAAGGCCTCGAGTCTGATTGTCTCT GTCCAGGGCATATCGAACCTGGAACCCGGGGTGCCCATCTCCATTCCTTTCACTGTACGATCCCCTGGGTCAAACCCATTACACCTCATCAGAGTCCATGGTGATAAAAGCTTTGTTCAGAAATTCACAGGAAT GCTGTCCCTGGTGAATGGCAGTGCCCAGGGCTCAGTGAATCTCATCGCTCCAGGTGACACACTGTCTGGCACTGATGTCACTGTGACCATCACGGCCGAGTCCTCCGATCGCAGTGATTCCAACTATGCAGTAGTACGACTCTCAGTCGTCACTAAG GTTACAGACATCAGCCCTCCAGTGTGCCAGGGCAACACGACGGGTAACTGTTCGGGGACCTGCAGCCTGTCCAGCTGGGAACTCTCTGCTAATATCACCGACGACAACGGCACGGGTGTCACTAGTGTGTCTGCCCGCGGGGGCAACGGCACCCTCAACAGCACCAtctctgtgggggaggggggcatcaaTGTCACACAGGTGTTCTATAGTGCCTCTTGCTGCGCCCCTGATCTAGAGCTTGTAGTGGTGGATGCTGTGGGTAATGTGGGCAGATGCATATATTCTGTCAGGGCTCCCAGCACGAGAGCCCCTCCCAGTACGGGAGCCCCTCCCAGTACGGGAACTCCTCCCAGCACGGGAGCCGCCGCCCCCAGCACGAGAGCCCCTCCCAGTACGGGAGCCGCCCCCAGCACGAGAGCCCCTCCCAGCACGGGAGCTGCCCCCAGCACGGGAGCCGCCGCCCCCAGCACGGGAGCCGCCGCCCCCAGCACGGGAGCCGCCGCCCCCAGCACGGGAGCTGCTCCCAGCACGACGGCTCCGCCCACTGTCCCTGTGACCCCCAGCAAAGGGGCCGCCTCTCTGGCACCACGACTCTTGGTGTGGGCGAGTTTGCTGATTATCCTGAAGGCTTTCATAGCCATGTGA
- the LOC111861047 gene encoding von Willebrand factor A domain-containing protein 7-like isoform X3, with product MKVYMSNWGVDSGSHFNDPEYHFANETFREGRNLITQGRTIVKKSVTEESFLSARVTLGKICHTLQDFYSHSNWIELKNQAAFSTLIKPDVPVTNLAGKCSHGGCFDQTSKQKPIGGISKDTTDSEHGNRHVDAANMAMTATMELLEDIRGAVGDINFLRLMCITDSSVLAFVIDTTGSMSDEINEAKRLVFTIIDSNQASSFILVPFNDPHFGPLTRTTDAALFKQRIAALGANGGGDIPEMCLSGLQLALTGAPPLSEIFVFTDAPAKDIYLKSTVLSLIESTKSVVNFMLTGVLSGRHRRSSDSNNRVQQQQFSSHIFQELAQASGGLAIQASKANLPQATSIILDSTTSALVTLFQAVRNPGKDEDFIFMVDPSIRNLTAYITGNSVTYSLQNPLGVQQSSAEPNGPLGSIQAVGNLNRIQLNLQEGLWKIRISSTQPYQLKVTGRSTVDFIFTFLNIFMDPLKGMELNEGRPQVGTNTTLFLTVTSNTPVNVTEVSLVEASGAGQTNGTLQDLGRGNYLITVDKMPEGVFNVRVSGMSASSSQSSSTVFQRQSNTQIKASSLIVSVQGISNLEPGVPISIPFTVRSPGSNPLHLIRVHGDKSFVQKFTGMLSLVNGSAQGSVNLIAPGDTLSGTDVTVTITAESSDRSDSNYAVVRLSVVTKVTDISPPVCQGNTTGNCSGTCSLSSWELSANITDDNGTGVTSVSARGGNGTLNSTISVGEGGINVTQVFYSASCCAPDLELVVVDAVGNVGRCIYSVRAPSTRAPPSTGAPPSTGTPPSTGAAAPSTRAPPSTGAAPSTRAPPSTGAAPSTGAAAPSTGAAAPSTGAAAPSTGAAPSTTAPPTVPVTPSKGAASLAPRLLVWASLLIILKAFIAM from the exons ATGAAGGTCTATATGAGCAACTGGGGGGTGGACAGTGGTTCACATTTCAATGACCCTGAGTATCACTTTGCCAATGAAACATTTAGAGAAGGTCGGAATCTTATCACCCAGGGCAGGACTATCGTTAAAAAAAGTGTGACAGAGGAGAGCTTTTTATCAGCAAGAGTAACACTGGGGAAAATATGTCACACCTTGCAG GATTTCTACAGTCACAGTAACTGGATAGAACTGAAAAATCAAGCCGCATTTAGCACCCTGATCAAGCCGGACGTCCCAGTCACAAACCTTGCAG GAAAGTGCAGTCATGGTGGGTGTTTTGACCAAACCAGCAAACAGAAGCCCATAGGTGGGATCAGCAAAGATACTACAGACTCAGAGCATGGCAATCGACATGTGGATGCTGCCAACATGGCAATGACCGCCACCATGGAGCTTCTGGAAGACATCCGTGGAGCCGTTGGAGATATCAACTTCCTACG GCTGATGTGCATCACAGACTCTTCAGTGCTGGCTTTCGTGATTGACACCACAGGCAGCATGTCCGATGAAATTAATGAGGCCAAGCGTCTGGTGTTTACCATCATTGACAGCAACCAGGCCTCATCCTTCATCCTAGTGCCCTTCAATGACCCTC ATTTTGGACCATTAACAAGGACAACAGATGCAGCTCTTTTTAAGCAAAGAATTGCAGCACTTGGGGCAAATGGTGGAGGTGATATACCAGAGATGTGTCTGTCAGGACTCCAG CTGGCCCTTACAGGTGCTCCTCCCCTCTCAGAGATATTTGTCTTCACGGATGCTCCCGCCAAAGATATCTACCTGAAGAGCACAGTGCTGTCACTGATAGAAAGCACAAAGTCAGTG GTAAACTTCATGTTAACAGGCGTCTTAAGTGGCCGACATCGAAGAAGCAGTGACAGTAACAATCGAGTGCAACAGCAGCAATTTTCCAGTCACATTTTCCAGGAGCTGGCACAGGCATCGGGGGGGCTGGCTATACAGGCCAGCAAGGCCAACTTGCCCCAGGCCACCAGCATTATTCTGGACTCCACCACCTCTGCTCTG GTGACCCTTTTCCAGGCTGTGAGGAACCCGGGGAAGGATGAAGACTTCATCTTCATGGTGGATCCATCCATCAGAAACCTGACAGCTTACATCACAGGCAACAGTGTCACATACAGTCTCCagaatcctttag GTGTCCAGCAGAGCAGTGCAGAACCAAATGGCCCCCTGGGGTCCATACAGGCAGTGGGGAACCTCAACAGGATTCAGCTCAACCTGCAGGAGGGATTATGGAAAATCCGCATCAGTTCCACACAGCCCTATCAACTGAAAGTCACAG GTCGAAGCACAGTTGACTTCatattcacatttttaaatatatttatggaTCCCCTAAAAGGAATGGAATTAAATGAAGGTCGTCCCCAAGTAG gcacaaacaccaccttgtTCCTCACAGTAACCAGTAACACTCCAGTAAATGTCACAGAAGTGTCACTAGTGGAGGCATCAGGGGCCGGCCAGACGAACGGCACCTTACAGGACCTGGGCCGTGGGAACTACCTAATAACAGTGGACAAGATGCCAGAGGGCGTCTTTAACGTGCGAGTGTCAGGGATGTCGGCCAGCTCCTCACAGTCTTCCAGCACGGTCTTCCAGCGGCAGTCAAACACTCAAATCAAGGCCTCGAGTCTGATTGTCTCT GTCCAGGGCATATCGAACCTGGAACCCGGGGTGCCCATCTCCATTCCTTTCACTGTACGATCCCCTGGGTCAAACCCATTACACCTCATCAGAGTCCATGGTGATAAAAGCTTTGTTCAGAAATTCACAGGAAT GCTGTCCCTGGTGAATGGCAGTGCCCAGGGCTCAGTGAATCTCATCGCTCCAGGTGACACACTGTCTGGCACTGATGTCACTGTGACCATCACGGCCGAGTCCTCCGATCGCAGTGATTCCAACTATGCAGTAGTACGACTCTCAGTCGTCACTAAG GTTACAGACATCAGCCCTCCAGTGTGCCAGGGCAACACGACGGGTAACTGTTCGGGGACCTGCAGCCTGTCCAGCTGGGAACTCTCTGCTAATATCACCGACGACAACGGCACGGGTGTCACTAGTGTGTCTGCCCGCGGGGGCAACGGCACCCTCAACAGCACCAtctctgtgggggaggggggcatcaaTGTCACACAGGTGTTCTATAGTGCCTCTTGCTGCGCCCCTGATCTAGAGCTTGTAGTGGTGGATGCTGTGGGTAATGTGGGCAGATGCATATATTCTGTCAGGGCTCCCAGCACGAGAGCCCCTCCCAGTACGGGAGCCCCTCCCAGTACGGGAACTCCTCCCAGCACGGGAGCCGCCGCCCCCAGCACGAGAGCCCCTCCCAGTACGGGAGCCGCCCCCAGCACGAGAGCCCCTCCCAGCACGGGAGCTGCCCCCAGCACGGGAGCCGCCGCCCCCAGCACGGGAGCCGCCGCCCCCAGCACGGGAGCCGCCGCCCCCAGCACGGGAGCTGCTCCCAGCACGACGGCTCCGCCCACTGTCCCTGTGACCCCCAGCAAAGGGGCCGCCTCTCTGGCACCACGACTCTTGGTGTGGGCGAGTTTGCTGATTATCCTGAAGGCTTTCATAGCCATGTGA